One Maribacter dokdonensis DSW-8 genomic region harbors:
- a CDS encoding ABC transporter permease — translation MNLEYFIAKRLIKGKEHKISISAPIIKIAIAAIAIGVVMMLIAIATGLGLKEKIREKVTAFNGHVQIYNYDNNNSEVSVVPVSTEQEFYPDFKMVDGVQHIQAVATKAGIIRTEDTFEGIIAKGVGKDYNWKPFEEFLIDGVLPDYSGELNSDVLISRIMANRLNFKVGDSFFTFFLRDDAADKIPNQRKFTITGIFDSGFEEIDGLYIFTDIRHIQRMNKWEDTEVGNFEIFLNSFDDIDQKANEIYGETVASLDTKTIKDKYYKIFEWIGLFDFNIALIIGIMIIVGGINMITALLVLILERTPMIGILKALGTTNWSIRKVFLYNAAYLIAVGLFWGNLIGLGIIIIQDQFRVFKFPNPKEYYIEYIPVSIDLWTILLLNAGVLLLCLLMLLIPSYIITRITPVKAIRFE, via the coding sequence TTGAATCTAGAATATTTTATCGCCAAACGGCTTATAAAGGGTAAGGAGCATAAAATTAGTATATCCGCACCAATAATAAAAATAGCTATTGCCGCAATTGCTATTGGGGTGGTTATGATGTTGATCGCTATTGCTACGGGGTTGGGTTTAAAAGAAAAAATCCGTGAAAAAGTGACCGCTTTTAACGGTCACGTACAAATCTACAATTACGATAATAATAATTCTGAAGTATCTGTGGTGCCTGTGAGTACGGAACAAGAGTTCTATCCGGATTTTAAAATGGTAGATGGGGTGCAGCACATTCAGGCGGTGGCCACCAAGGCAGGTATTATAAGAACGGAAGATACTTTTGAAGGTATTATTGCCAAAGGTGTTGGTAAGGATTACAATTGGAAACCGTTTGAAGAGTTTCTTATTGACGGGGTATTGCCAGATTATTCCGGGGAGTTGAATTCAGATGTGCTGATTTCCAGGATAATGGCAAATCGACTCAATTTTAAAGTGGGCGACTCGTTTTTCACCTTTTTTTTACGGGATGATGCAGCGGATAAAATTCCCAATCAACGTAAGTTCACCATTACGGGTATTTTTGATAGCGGATTTGAAGAGATTGACGGACTCTATATTTTCACCGACATAAGGCATATTCAACGCATGAATAAGTGGGAAGATACCGAAGTTGGTAATTTTGAGATATTCTTGAACAGTTTTGATGATATTGATCAAAAAGCAAATGAGATTTACGGAGAAACGGTTGCTAGTTTAGATACCAAGACCATAAAAGATAAGTACTATAAAATTTTTGAATGGATCGGACTTTTTGATTTTAATATTGCCCTGATCATAGGCATTATGATTATAGTTGGCGGTATTAATATGATTACTGCATTGTTGGTGCTTATTTTAGAACGAACGCCTATGATCGGTATATTAAAGGCATTAGGTACCACAAATTGGAGTATTAGAAAGGTTTTTTTATATAATGCAGCTTATTTGATTGCGGTAGGTTTGTTTTGGGGCAACCTTATTGGTTTGGGTATTATCATTATTCAGGATCAGTTTAGGGTATTTAAATTTCCAAATCCAAAGGAGTATTATATTGAATACATACCCGTAAGTATAGATCTGTGGACTATTCTTCTTTTAAATGCGGGTGTCTTGTTATTATGTTTATTGATGTTACTGATTCCATCATATATAATTACCAGAATTACACCGGTAAAGGCGATACGATTTGAGTAG
- a CDS encoding M20/M25/M40 family metallo-hydrolase, with the protein MHQKLLFTLFTLLLLTTSNAQKLSRNEKKVVKSIEKNNAQAISFLEKVVNINSGTLNLKGVEMVGKEFATAFTEIGFESTWIPMPEEMNRAGHLFAEIKGTKGKKLLLIGHLDTVFEEDSPFQTFKLVNDSIAHAPGGNDMKGGNVIVLYALKALRENGLLDDAQIIVAFTGDEESTGSPLEKSRHDLIEAAKRSDIGLGFETSTGFNYATVARRGSSGWKVEVEGKRAHSSGIFSEDTGAGAIFEMSRILNGFYTDVKGEDLLTFNPGTLVGGTFVEFDEMTSKGSVFGKTNVVAQKAEVRGGLRFISEEQKERARDNIRAVVANNLPHTSAKVTFKDSYPAMQPTEGNKALLAKLNQVSLDLKQGEVIAYDPGKRGAADTSFVAEYVDCLDGLGTMGNAAHTPEETVNLKTIEALTKRTALLIYRLINE; encoded by the coding sequence ATGCATCAAAAGTTACTTTTTACACTATTTACATTGTTGTTATTGACCACTAGCAATGCGCAAAAGCTTTCTAGGAACGAAAAGAAGGTTGTAAAATCAATCGAAAAAAATAATGCCCAGGCAATTTCATTCTTAGAGAAAGTCGTCAATATCAATAGCGGAACTTTAAACCTTAAAGGGGTAGAAATGGTAGGAAAAGAGTTTGCTACTGCTTTTACTGAAATTGGTTTTGAAAGTACGTGGATTCCTATGCCCGAAGAAATGAATAGAGCGGGACACTTATTTGCAGAGATCAAAGGGACCAAAGGAAAGAAATTATTATTAATAGGTCATTTAGATACGGTTTTTGAAGAAGATAGTCCGTTTCAAACATTTAAATTGGTGAACGATTCTATTGCCCATGCGCCAGGAGGTAATGATATGAAAGGTGGCAATGTCATTGTGCTCTATGCATTAAAAGCATTACGGGAAAACGGATTGCTAGATGATGCCCAGATTATAGTAGCTTTTACCGGAGATGAAGAAAGTACTGGTAGTCCATTGGAAAAAAGTAGGCACGATTTAATTGAGGCAGCCAAACGAAGTGATATTGGTCTGGGTTTTGAAACTTCTACAGGTTTCAATTATGCTACCGTTGCCCGTAGAGGATCATCTGGCTGGAAAGTTGAAGTGGAAGGTAAAAGAGCGCATTCATCGGGTATTTTTAGTGAAGACACGGGTGCAGGTGCCATTTTTGAAATGTCAAGAATATTGAACGGTTTTTATACCGATGTTAAGGGAGAAGATTTATTGACCTTTAATCCTGGAACTTTAGTGGGAGGAACGTTTGTTGAATTTGATGAAATGACCAGTAAGGGTAGTGTGTTCGGTAAGACCAATGTAGTAGCGCAAAAAGCAGAGGTGCGTGGCGGATTGCGTTTTATATCCGAAGAACAAAAAGAACGTGCCCGTGACAATATAAGAGCGGTTGTTGCCAACAATTTACCACATACATCGGCAAAGGTGACTTTCAAAGATAGTTATCCGGCAATGCAGCCTACAGAAGGAAATAAGGCTTTGTTGGCAAAGCTAAATCAAGTAAGCCTTGATTTGAAACAAGGTGAGGTAATTGCATATGATCCCGGTAAAAGAGGTGCAGCAGATACTTCTTTTGTAGCGGAATATGTAGATTGTTTGGACGGGTTGGGTACTATGGGAAATGCAGCCCATACTCCTGAGGAAACCGTGAACTTGAAAACGATAGAAGCATTAACAAAAAGAACGGCATTATTAATTTATAGATTGATAAATGAGTAA
- a CDS encoding exo-beta-N-acetylmuramidase NamZ family protein: MLFLSNFKSTVLLWFLVLATCGNDSENVAERTQSQTEPQIVQEKKEIVVAANCTEAYLPILKGKKIAVVANQTSVIFKPEGHTHLVDSLLSLGVDIKHVFAPEHGFRGNFDAGEHVNNSKDIKTGLELISLHGKNRKPNQDQLEGLDLVLFDIQDVGVRFYTYISTMQLVMEACAEKGIPVLVLDRPNPNAHYVDGPTMEAEHTSFLGMTQIPLVYGMTIGEYANMINEEMWLEGNKKVNLTVIPLENWAHDMFYSLPIRPSPNLPNDTSITLYPSLGMFEGTNINSGRGTEFQFQRYGASFLDSKMYDFTYTPKPNFGSKYPKEEGKLCYGKDLSRTERMNQVTMDFIIDAYTNTLDKSKFFLTSGFTKHAGNNRLQKQIEAGATNAEIKATWQKDIEKFKKIRAKYLLY, from the coding sequence ATGTTATTTTTATCCAATTTCAAAAGTACAGTTTTATTATGGTTTTTGGTATTGGCTACTTGCGGAAACGATTCCGAAAATGTAGCCGAGCGCACGCAAAGCCAAACCGAGCCACAAATAGTACAAGAGAAAAAAGAAATAGTTGTAGCCGCTAACTGTACGGAAGCCTATCTACCAATTTTAAAAGGAAAAAAAATAGCCGTTGTCGCCAACCAGACCAGTGTCATTTTTAAACCTGAAGGTCACACCCATTTGGTTGATAGCCTACTATCTTTAGGTGTGGACATCAAACACGTTTTTGCCCCAGAACACGGATTTAGGGGGAATTTTGATGCCGGTGAACACGTGAACAATAGTAAAGACATAAAGACAGGGCTAGAACTGATATCCTTACATGGAAAAAATAGAAAACCAAACCAGGATCAATTAGAGGGTTTAGACTTAGTGCTGTTCGATATACAAGATGTGGGCGTTCGTTTTTACACTTATATTTCTACCATGCAATTAGTGATGGAGGCTTGTGCAGAAAAAGGTATTCCCGTTTTGGTATTGGATAGACCAAACCCGAACGCACATTATGTAGATGGCCCAACGATGGAAGCAGAACACACTTCTTTTCTTGGCATGACACAAATACCTTTGGTGTATGGTATGACCATTGGTGAATATGCAAATATGATCAATGAAGAAATGTGGCTTGAAGGAAATAAAAAAGTAAATCTAACTGTAATTCCTCTTGAAAACTGGGCGCATGACATGTTCTACAGTTTACCAATTAGACCTTCGCCAAACTTGCCTAACGATACTTCAATTACCCTATACCCAAGTTTAGGAATGTTTGAAGGCACCAATATCAATTCCGGGCGTGGAACGGAGTTTCAGTTTCAACGTTATGGAGCGTCATTTTTAGATTCAAAAATGTATGATTTCACCTATACTCCCAAACCAAATTTTGGTTCTAAATACCCAAAGGAAGAGGGAAAACTTTGTTATGGCAAAGATTTATCGAGAACCGAACGAATGAACCAAGTAACGATGGATTTTATTATTGACGCCTATACCAATACCTTGGACAAAAGTAAATTCTTTTTAACGAGCGGATTTACCAAACACGCAGGCAACAATAGACTTCAAAAACAAATTGAAGCCGGTGCTACCAATGCCGAAATTAAAGCGACTTGGCAAAAAGACATTGAAAAGTTTAAAAAAATAAGGGCAAAATATCTACTTTACTAA
- a CDS encoding tRNA-uridine aminocarboxypropyltransferase: MLVDINNPRVKCYQCMRPSSTCICEHISAVKTKTRFIILMHPKEYKKERNGTGYMTNLQLENSEIIVGVDFSDNTRVNELLDSNENSFLLYPGKNSFNLSQRSSAEMHNFIGKGANIFILDGTWPCARKMLKLSKNLQKLNRVSFDNSIASKFIIKQQPEALCLSTIESVYTVLNLLNKGTIEQCETADFLVPFEKMIEHQLDYMLNPNSKNYRYGASLEIAPKIRYKTNTERNVVFELD, translated from the coding sequence TTGCTAGTTGATATAAATAATCCAAGAGTAAAATGTTACCAATGCATGAGACCTTCAAGTACCTGTATTTGTGAACATATTAGTGCCGTAAAAACTAAAACACGTTTCATTATTTTAATGCACCCTAAGGAGTATAAAAAGGAAAGGAACGGTACAGGCTACATGACGAATCTTCAACTTGAAAATTCTGAAATAATAGTGGGCGTAGATTTTAGTGATAATACTCGTGTAAATGAATTACTGGACAGTAATGAAAATTCATTTTTACTTTACCCGGGTAAAAACAGTTTTAACCTATCTCAAAGAAGTAGTGCTGAAATGCATAATTTTATAGGCAAAGGTGCAAATATCTTCATTCTCGATGGTACCTGGCCCTGTGCCAGAAAGATGCTTAAATTGAGTAAGAACTTGCAAAAGTTAAATAGGGTTAGTTTTGATAATAGCATAGCATCAAAATTCATCATCAAACAACAACCAGAAGCACTTTGTCTTAGCACCATAGAATCGGTCTATACCGTTTTAAACTTGTTGAATAAAGGAACGATTGAGCAATGTGAAACGGCGGACTTCCTAGTCCCGTTTGAAAAAATGATTGAACATCAACTTGATTATATGCTAAACCCAAATAGTAAAAATTATCGCTATGGTGCTAGTTTAGAGATTGCTCCCAAAATCAGGTATAAGACAAATACCGAAAGAAATGTTGTTTTTGAATTAGATTAG
- a CDS encoding YkgJ family cysteine cluster protein — translation MEEVLRLLPKKAREKHNENKKFFAKLRKKPPKDLDYTMQELHEAEFERTDCLTCANCCKTTGPLFTNADVERISKSFRMKPQKFIESYLRIDEENDYVLQQVPCTFLGADNYCSIYDVRPKACREFPHTDRKKFQQISNLTLKNVAICPAAYNIVEEMKKLMK, via the coding sequence ATGGAAGAGGTTTTACGTCTATTGCCCAAAAAGGCAAGGGAAAAACATAATGAAAATAAAAAGTTCTTTGCCAAACTAAGGAAAAAACCGCCAAAGGATTTGGACTATACCATGCAAGAACTGCATGAGGCGGAGTTTGAACGTACCGATTGCCTAACCTGTGCCAATTGCTGTAAAACTACAGGGCCATTGTTTACCAACGCAGATGTGGAACGAATTTCAAAATCTTTCCGAATGAAACCACAGAAGTTCATTGAAAGCTATTTGCGAATAGATGAGGAGAACGATTATGTGTTACAGCAAGTACCATGTACTTTTTTGGGAGCGGATAATTATTGTTCTATCTATGATGTACGCCCAAAAGCATGTCGAGAATTTCCGCATACGGATAGAAAGAAGTTTCAGCAAATTAGTAATCTTACCTTAAAAAATGTGGCTATTTGTCCTGCTGCTTATAATATTGTAGAGGAGATGAAGAAGTTGATGAAGTAA
- a CDS encoding sterol desaturase family protein — protein MEQLITYFESIPAAHRSLILVGGITFFWILEGIVPLFNGAYNKWKHSVPNFFFTLTTIIVNFPLAFFLLKTSDWAVANEFGIINWLPEMPLWAYVFLGVALLDLIGAYLAHLVEHRVKPLWMVHLVHHTDHNVDTTTANRHHPLESLIRYMFTLVGVFIVGAPIGIIMLYQSLSVVLSQFNHANIKLPKSVDKAISWVLISPDMHKVHHHYVLPYTDSNYGNIFSWWDRLFGTYMHLDREKIIYGVDTFPDEVANGKIGPLLKYPFVGYRKPTTDGSNLADVVNEQPLVK, from the coding sequence ATGGAACAATTAATAACCTATTTTGAATCGATACCTGCTGCACACCGCTCTTTAATTTTGGTGGGTGGTATTACTTTTTTCTGGATACTGGAAGGTATTGTCCCCTTATTCAATGGTGCTTATAATAAGTGGAAACATTCCGTACCCAATTTCTTTTTTACCTTGACCACCATAATCGTAAACTTTCCGTTGGCATTCTTTCTTTTGAAAACGTCTGACTGGGCGGTTGCCAATGAATTCGGTATCATTAATTGGTTGCCAGAAATGCCATTATGGGCGTATGTGTTTTTAGGTGTTGCCTTGCTTGACCTTATAGGGGCATATTTGGCGCACTTGGTAGAGCACCGTGTAAAACCGTTGTGGATGGTTCATTTGGTGCATCATACAGATCATAATGTGGATACTACTACAGCAAATAGACATCACCCTTTAGAAAGTTTGATCAGGTATATGTTTACCCTTGTTGGGGTTTTTATCGTTGGTGCGCCTATAGGGATTATAATGTTGTACCAAAGTTTATCTGTAGTATTGTCGCAATTTAACCATGCGAACATAAAATTGCCAAAAAGTGTGGACAAAGCAATTAGCTGGGTGTTGATTTCGCCAGATATGCATAAAGTACATCACCACTACGTGTTACCATATACAGATTCTAATTACGGTAATATTTTTTCTTGGTGGGATCGTTTGTTCGGTACGTACATGCATTTAGATCGAGAGAAAATTATCTACGGCGTTGACACTTTTCCTGATGAGGTTGCCAATGGTAAAATTGGACCATTGCTAAAGTATCCTTTTGTTGGGTATAGAAAACCTACCACAGATGGTAGTAACCTAGCAGACGTTGTAAATGAACAGCCTTTAGTAAAGTAG